One Phycisphaeraceae bacterium DNA window includes the following coding sequences:
- the ribB gene encoding 3,4-dihydroxy-2-butanone-4-phosphate synthase — translation MPLSPIPDILEDLRAGRVIVLVDDEDRENEGDFVCAAEKLDIATLNFMTRIGGGYLCVSLDGETCDRLDLGPQTAQNTSLRGTPFTVSVDGHPRHGVGTGISAADRVKTIRMLVDASSRPDDFVRPGHINPLRARDGGVLVRTGQTEGSVDLCRLAGLSPAAVIIEVVREDGEMARVPDLERLCTQHGLRMCSVEQIIEWRLAREALIERMEPLDGSEIATPEGPFRLFAWQSSIDALPHLALTLGGIGVPVENGRIPEVDEPVLVRMHRREILGDVFGVSFNGGDPGQETIRRSLRAIRREGRGALVYLRSEGSGFDLPDRIQRIRRRAGRDVNAPDLLSPDGIGAKAQPMDLRHFGIGGQILRDLGLRRLRLLSNHPRSLPGLHGFGLEVSGFEALA, via the coding sequence ATGCCCCTGTCACCGATCCCGGACATCTTGGAAGACCTTCGCGCCGGTCGCGTCATTGTGCTTGTGGACGACGAAGATCGAGAGAACGAAGGTGACTTCGTCTGCGCGGCCGAGAAGCTCGACATCGCGACGCTCAACTTCATGACGCGCATCGGCGGTGGCTACCTGTGCGTGTCGCTCGATGGCGAGACCTGCGATCGACTCGATCTCGGCCCGCAGACGGCGCAGAACACTTCGCTGCGGGGCACGCCTTTCACGGTGAGCGTCGATGGTCACCCGCGCCATGGCGTGGGCACCGGCATCTCCGCCGCCGATCGGGTGAAGACGATCCGCATGCTCGTCGACGCGTCATCGCGACCCGATGACTTCGTGCGTCCCGGGCATATCAATCCGCTGCGCGCCCGGGATGGCGGCGTGCTGGTGCGAACCGGGCAGACGGAGGGCAGCGTCGATCTCTGCCGACTCGCGGGTCTCTCGCCCGCGGCGGTCATCATCGAGGTGGTGCGCGAAGACGGCGAGATGGCGCGCGTTCCCGACCTCGAGCGCCTCTGCACTCAGCATGGACTTCGGATGTGCTCCGTGGAGCAGATCATCGAGTGGCGCCTGGCGCGCGAGGCGCTCATCGAGCGCATGGAGCCGCTCGATGGCAGCGAGATCGCCACGCCAGAGGGGCCATTCCGGCTCTTCGCATGGCAGAGTTCCATCGACGCGCTGCCGCATCTGGCGCTGACGCTCGGCGGAATCGGCGTTCCCGTGGAGAATGGCCGCATCCCCGAGGTCGATGAGCCGGTTCTCGTTCGCATGCATCGGCGCGAAATCCTCGGCGATGTCTTCGGGGTCAGCTTCAACGGCGGCGACCCTGGCCAGGAGACGATCCGGCGGAGTCTCCGCGCCATTCGCCGCGAGGGGCGCGGGGCGCTCGTCTACCTGCGCAGCGAGGGCAGCGGCTTCGATCTTCCCGATCGAATCCAGCGGATCCGCCGACGAGCAGGGCGCGATGTCAACGCGCCGGACCTTCTCTCGCCCGATGGAATCGGCGCCAAGGCCCAGCCGATGGATCTGCGTCACTTTGGCATAGGCGGGCAGATCCTGCGGGATCTCGGCTTGCGGCGCCTGCGTCTTCTCTCGAATCACCCGCGTTCACTCCCGGGCCTTCATGGCTTCGGCCTGGAAGTCAGCGGGTTTGAGGCCCTCGCATGA
- a CDS encoding DinB family protein, whose product MRTAIDAIRRLHDHRVWVRHKVLGFVRPLDGATLRRPFPMGPGSIMGVLVHCHGAEVVWLNVLEHIDPNTNIPGADAFPSLAALEEAWASTDARWERVLSGLTQEKLDEAAVRRRGDKDLTTSMGEVLIHVATHQHYHMAQLMNMLRQIGALPEPVPSIDFISMAREQWTAARS is encoded by the coding sequence ATGAGAACAGCCATCGACGCCATCCGTCGCCTGCATGACCACCGCGTGTGGGTTCGCCACAAGGTCCTCGGGTTTGTGCGTCCGCTCGATGGTGCCACGCTCCGGCGCCCATTCCCGATGGGACCGGGCAGCATCATGGGCGTGCTCGTGCACTGTCACGGCGCCGAGGTGGTCTGGCTGAATGTGCTCGAGCACATCGATCCGAACACGAACATCCCCGGCGCGGATGCCTTTCCATCGCTGGCAGCACTCGAAGAGGCGTGGGCGTCAACCGACGCTCGGTGGGAGCGCGTCCTCTCCGGCTTGACGCAGGAGAAGCTCGATGAAGCGGCGGTTCGGCGGCGCGGCGACAAGGACTTGACCACCTCCATGGGCGAGGTGCTCATTCATGTCGCCACGCACCAGCACTACCACATGGCGCAGCTCATGAACATGCTGCGGCAGATCGGCGCACTCCCCGAGCCGGTGCCCTCGATCGATTTCATCTCGATGGCACGCGAGCAGTGGACTGCGGCGCGGTCGTGA
- a CDS encoding VCBS repeat-containing protein, whose product MPHRPDARSRPALHPARMHITPMNASRVRTHGLRTALLAGTVGASIALTAHDATARPDDGPQFTLAWSFTFPAPLGPTRPDLVDLDGDGILDAVFPGRNAAGRIYLMKGTGNGSFTNLTEVIVGAPTDWVEAVDMNGDGIVDLVLAVRSSNGRTAVMHGLGGFAFAEPIFTDVGRECRVVTVGEANDSGERPIFSLQYLNSALRALQPTGIGGHAARPQEPIMPWSAGPSFPQWLGRAEVDGAGAPDLLSIATGAGALTMHPGLGGASLGDPRSWRVPLIGSERPGVSLGAIGDFTGNGALDVATAGLNLLSAQALVMFRNDGSGDFADRTWTPVTFEGYAWAVEAGDLDLDGDVDLVMTTALPGGIFVLRNNGSGGFNVAQEISTGSFVRHVRIADLTGDCLPDLLSVDIAFNRVQVYRNITPGAPGCGGVAESASGGLPEEAAAWPVKSGASRVVEEPDARAQANTTALAARVAHARDEGAAAVARVLGDFGIGGASDAPAPPPPSRRLSDGGIADIPPTCGPPNGLCSEPHGAPGCFTTPCCAEVCLFDPSCCTDGWDEICVDYAQQLCVNLFCPSPGSCFEVHSTRGCDDATCCAIISRLDSFCGSASWDELCVTQALLFCTTAPCQLPPPAADSVNEEEPCYQRLNQGCTGNSPFSANWLELTCGAKFDGKSTTGAPRDGDWFLMEVDAPVRVRFHVVAEFPVRVLHVRGVCEGPLELLADTSAMHCAPLVVDACLEPGQHHFVLAPGIPERNFVSGQPCDEQNPDLPPPGPDDPPFNPGFFGLHWQVEVECLACGGVTGDLNGDGLVNGIDLAIVLGNWGACGGCPADLNGDGVVNGADIAILLGNWTG is encoded by the coding sequence GTGCCACACCGCCCCGATGCTCGTTCCCGCCCCGCGCTGCACCCCGCTCGCATGCACATCACCCCGATGAACGCCTCGCGCGTCCGAACTCACGGCCTTCGCACTGCGCTCCTCGCCGGAACCGTCGGCGCGTCGATTGCGCTGACGGCGCACGACGCCACGGCCCGCCCCGATGATGGACCGCAGTTCACGCTCGCGTGGAGCTTCACCTTTCCCGCGCCGCTCGGACCCACTCGGCCCGATCTTGTCGACCTCGATGGTGACGGCATCCTCGATGCGGTCTTTCCCGGTCGAAATGCGGCAGGTCGCATCTATCTCATGAAGGGCACGGGCAACGGGTCATTCACCAATCTGACCGAGGTGATTGTCGGTGCGCCGACCGATTGGGTCGAAGCCGTGGACATGAACGGAGATGGAATCGTCGATCTCGTTCTGGCCGTGCGCAGCTCGAACGGGCGCACGGCGGTCATGCATGGCCTTGGCGGCTTCGCCTTCGCGGAGCCGATCTTCACGGATGTGGGCCGCGAGTGCCGCGTGGTCACCGTGGGCGAGGCGAACGACTCGGGGGAGCGACCGATCTTCTCGCTCCAGTACCTCAACTCCGCGCTGCGAGCCCTTCAGCCCACCGGCATCGGAGGTCATGCCGCGCGACCGCAGGAACCGATCATGCCGTGGTCTGCGGGGCCCTCCTTTCCGCAGTGGCTCGGCCGCGCGGAGGTCGATGGTGCCGGGGCGCCGGACCTCCTCTCGATTGCGACGGGCGCGGGAGCGCTGACGATGCATCCTGGTCTGGGCGGGGCATCGCTCGGTGATCCGCGCTCATGGCGCGTGCCGCTGATCGGGTCGGAGCGTCCCGGAGTCTCGTTGGGTGCCATCGGTGACTTCACCGGCAACGGGGCGCTCGATGTCGCGACGGCGGGACTCAACCTCCTGTCGGCGCAGGCGCTGGTGATGTTCCGCAACGACGGCAGTGGTGACTTCGCCGATCGAACCTGGACGCCCGTCACCTTCGAGGGCTATGCGTGGGCCGTTGAAGCGGGGGATCTCGACCTCGACGGCGATGTCGATCTCGTGATGACGACAGCGCTGCCAGGTGGCATCTTCGTGCTGCGAAACAACGGAAGCGGCGGCTTCAATGTGGCGCAGGAGATCAGCACCGGCTCCTTCGTGCGGCATGTGCGCATCGCCGATCTGACTGGCGACTGCCTGCCCGATCTCCTCTCGGTCGACATCGCCTTCAACAGGGTGCAGGTCTATCGCAACATCACGCCGGGCGCGCCAGGTTGTGGCGGCGTCGCGGAGTCCGCTTCGGGCGGACTTCCCGAAGAGGCAGCCGCTTGGCCGGTGAAGTCCGGCGCTTCACGCGTGGTCGAAGAGCCCGATGCCCGGGCGCAGGCCAACACGACGGCCCTCGCCGCACGAGTCGCACACGCCCGCGATGAGGGGGCCGCCGCGGTCGCCCGTGTGCTCGGTGACTTCGGAATCGGTGGCGCCTCTGATGCGCCCGCGCCGCCGCCGCCGTCGCGACGGCTGAGCGACGGTGGAATTGCCGACATTCCGCCGACTTGCGGCCCGCCCAACGGCCTCTGCAGCGAGCCGCACGGCGCGCCGGGCTGTTTCACCACGCCCTGCTGCGCCGAAGTGTGCCTCTTCGACCCCTCATGCTGCACCGATGGCTGGGATGAGATCTGCGTCGACTATGCGCAGCAGCTCTGTGTGAATCTCTTCTGTCCGAGCCCCGGTTCATGCTTCGAGGTGCACTCAACGCGCGGGTGCGATGACGCGACCTGCTGCGCGATCATCTCGCGACTCGACAGCTTCTGTGGGAGCGCGTCGTGGGATGAACTCTGCGTCACACAGGCGCTGCTCTTCTGCACCACGGCACCATGCCAGCTTCCTCCGCCCGCCGCAGATTCAGTCAACGAGGAGGAGCCCTGCTACCAGCGACTCAACCAGGGCTGCACCGGCAATTCGCCGTTCTCGGCGAACTGGCTTGAGCTCACCTGCGGCGCGAAGTTCGACGGGAAGTCGACGACCGGCGCCCCGCGCGATGGGGACTGGTTCCTCATGGAAGTCGACGCGCCAGTGAGAGTCCGCTTCCATGTCGTGGCGGAGTTCCCGGTGCGCGTGCTCCATGTGCGCGGCGTGTGCGAAGGACCTCTTGAGCTTCTCGCTGACACAAGCGCCATGCACTGTGCGCCGCTGGTCGTCGACGCCTGCCTTGAACCCGGTCAGCATCACTTCGTGCTTGCCCCCGGCATCCCGGAGCGGAACTTTGTTTCGGGCCAGCCCTGCGATGAGCAGAACCCCGACCTCCCTCCGCCCGGCCCCGACGATCCGCCATTCAATCCCGGCTTCTTCGGACTTCACTGGCAGGTCGAGGTCGAGTGCCTCGCCTGCGGTGGCGTGACGGGCGACCTCAACGGCGATGGCCTGGTGAATGGCATCGATCTCGCGATCGTGCTCGGGAATTGGGGAGCCTGCGGAGGCTGCCCCGCCGACCTGAACGGCGATGGCGTGGTGAATGGTGCGGACATCGCAATCCTGCTCGGGAACTGGACGGGCTGA
- a CDS encoding S8 family serine peptidase has protein sequence MKIRAVAHRGVIASAVALFVLSGAALAAPGGAAAAPKQDPRRGEYEYHYFKERIPLGLEASLLAVFNAPDARGDAALATTPLIDLGVAADRVEATSVPGWQYAEVPPHLRSVEAVEALAATLVEGGAYDFVSPVFIGTGGLPVIITRDVLIGLRRDMTAAERVAFVTERVPGEVLAQNFAGLDGVFHVRTPLRAAHEVLSLVNGLALHDDVLFAQSDTIYWAERYAELPNDPLFPQQWALDQPNDHDMNGPEAWAISEGDPSIVVIVLDSGMDQAHEDLNQVPGQSFTGSGANGGPAGQCDNHGTAVAGCVAAIRDNEVGVVGIAPGVTVRSGKIFNEVFFLFFCTPFLQSQDSWSASGIAWSASSGARVTNSSWGGGTASAVITTAYNAATEQGVIHFGAAGNGGNGSISYPASLASVHAVAAIASNGEKASFSQYGPGLFISAPGAAILTTDRMGSAGYSAGNYTTIDGTSFASPYAAGVAALVLSINPALTPAQVANIMAASAKDRGAPGYDTFFGWGLADAHAAVLLAQTTLEPSCTGDLNGDGVVDGVDLATVLGAWGTSGDPGIPGDTDGNGVVDGADIAVLLGNWGACP, from the coding sequence ATGAAGATCCGAGCTGTCGCTCATCGTGGTGTGATCGCGAGCGCGGTCGCGTTGTTCGTCCTCTCCGGTGCAGCCCTGGCCGCGCCGGGCGGCGCCGCAGCGGCACCCAAGCAGGACCCCCGCAGGGGCGAGTACGAGTACCACTACTTCAAGGAGCGCATCCCGCTCGGACTTGAAGCGAGCCTGCTGGCGGTCTTCAACGCCCCCGATGCCCGCGGTGACGCCGCGCTGGCCACGACTCCGCTCATCGACCTCGGTGTCGCCGCCGATCGAGTCGAGGCGACCTCGGTTCCGGGTTGGCAGTACGCCGAAGTGCCGCCGCATCTTCGCTCGGTTGAGGCCGTCGAGGCGCTTGCCGCCACGCTCGTCGAAGGCGGTGCGTATGACTTTGTCTCGCCGGTGTTCATCGGCACGGGCGGACTTCCCGTCATCATCACGCGCGATGTGCTCATTGGACTGCGGCGCGACATGACCGCGGCCGAGCGAGTGGCGTTCGTGACCGAGCGCGTGCCGGGCGAGGTCCTTGCGCAGAACTTCGCGGGGCTCGATGGCGTCTTCCATGTCCGGACGCCGCTTCGAGCAGCGCACGAGGTGCTGTCGCTCGTGAACGGACTCGCGCTGCACGATGATGTTCTCTTCGCGCAGAGCGACACGATCTACTGGGCGGAGCGGTACGCCGAACTGCCGAATGATCCGCTGTTTCCGCAGCAGTGGGCGCTCGACCAGCCGAATGATCACGACATGAACGGTCCCGAGGCGTGGGCGATTTCCGAGGGCGATCCTTCGATCGTGGTCATCGTCCTCGACAGCGGCATGGACCAGGCGCACGAGGATCTGAACCAGGTTCCCGGTCAGAGCTTCACGGGCAGCGGAGCCAACGGTGGTCCGGCCGGGCAATGTGACAATCACGGCACCGCGGTCGCCGGCTGTGTCGCAGCGATCAGGGACAATGAAGTCGGGGTGGTCGGCATCGCTCCGGGCGTGACCGTGCGCTCCGGCAAGATCTTCAACGAGGTCTTCTTCCTCTTCTTCTGCACCCCCTTCCTTCAGTCGCAGGATTCGTGGTCGGCCAGCGGCATCGCGTGGTCCGCCTCCAGCGGGGCGCGCGTGACCAACTCCTCATGGGGCGGCGGAACAGCCTCCGCGGTGATCACGACGGCATACAACGCCGCGACCGAACAGGGCGTCATCCACTTCGGCGCAGCCGGCAACGGCGGGAATGGCTCGATCTCCTATCCCGCGAGTCTCGCATCGGTGCACGCGGTCGCGGCCATCGCCAGCAACGGTGAGAAGGCGAGCTTCAGCCAGTACGGACCGGGGCTCTTCATCAGCGCGCCCGGCGCGGCGATCCTCACCACCGATCGCATGGGTTCGGCGGGCTACAGCGCGGGCAACTACACCACCATTGACGGAACCTCATTTGCGTCGCCCTATGCGGCGGGCGTTGCCGCGCTGGTGCTTTCGATCAATCCGGCGCTCACTCCCGCGCAAGTGGCGAACATCATGGCCGCCTCGGCGAAGGATCGCGGCGCGCCGGGGTACGACACCTTCTTCGGCTGGGGGCTGGCCGATGCGCACGCGGCCGTCCTGTTGGCGCAGACGACACTCGAGCCATCGTGCACGGGCGATCTCAACGGCGATGGCGTCGTCGATGGCGTCGATCTTGCGACGGTCCTCGGCGCGTGGGGCACCAGCGGCGACCCGGGCATTCCCGGAGATACCGACGGCAACGGCGTGGTCGATGGCGCCGACATTGCCGTGCTGCTGGGCAACTGGGGCGCGTGCCCGTAA
- a CDS encoding pyridoxal-phosphate dependent enzyme produces MKDSSPAPTPAPRPALATSPAPRRVPLAATLDDVREAAERIRPFAHRTPVHTSRTLDALCGRELFFKCELFQRVGAFKFRGACNAVMKLSDAEAARGVVTHSSGNHAQALALAARLRGIPAFVVMPSNAPRVKRQAVEEYGAEVIPCEPTLEARERTAAEVVARTGGTLIPPYDHPSVIAGQGTMALELLEQAPELEAIVVPVGGGGMISGVAIAAKALKPSIRIIGAEPEAVGDAALGKRTGRLEPATNAPTMADGLKTALGELTFPVVQTLVDEIITVDEASIVRAMRLVWERMKLLIEPSAAVGVAAVLGAPPPERRIGIILCGGNVDLDALPW; encoded by the coding sequence ATGAAGGACTCCTCGCCAGCACCAACGCCAGCCCCCCGGCCCGCACTCGCCACCTCGCCCGCCCCGCGCCGCGTTCCGCTGGCGGCCACCCTCGACGATGTGCGAGAGGCTGCGGAGCGAATCCGCCCCTTTGCTCACCGCACTCCGGTGCACACGAGCCGAACGCTCGATGCGCTCTGCGGCCGAGAGCTCTTCTTCAAGTGTGAGCTCTTCCAGCGCGTGGGTGCGTTCAAGTTCCGCGGTGCCTGCAACGCCGTCATGAAGTTGAGCGACGCCGAAGCGGCGCGAGGCGTGGTCACGCACTCCTCGGGCAACCACGCGCAGGCGCTCGCGCTCGCGGCACGGTTGCGAGGCATTCCCGCCTTCGTCGTCATGCCCTCCAACGCGCCGCGCGTGAAGCGCCAGGCGGTCGAGGAGTACGGCGCCGAAGTCATTCCCTGCGAACCGACGCTGGAAGCGCGCGAGCGCACCGCGGCGGAAGTGGTGGCCCGCACCGGGGGAACGCTGATTCCGCCCTATGACCACCCGAGTGTCATTGCGGGACAGGGCACAATGGCGCTCGAGCTCCTTGAGCAGGCACCCGAGCTTGAGGCGATCGTCGTGCCCGTCGGCGGTGGCGGCATGATCTCGGGCGTGGCCATTGCCGCCAAGGCGCTGAAGCCCAGCATCCGCATCATCGGCGCTGAACCCGAAGCGGTCGGCGATGCCGCGCTTGGCAAGCGCACCGGCCGATTGGAACCCGCGACGAATGCACCCACCATGGCCGATGGCTTGAAGACCGCGCTTGGCGAGCTCACCTTCCCCGTGGTGCAGACGCTGGTCGATGAGATCATCACCGTCGATGAGGCGTCGATTGTCCGCGCGATGCGACTCGTCTGGGAGCGCATGAAGCTGCTCATCGAGCCGAGCGCCGCGGTCGGCGTGGCCGCCGTGCTTGGCGCGCCACCGCCGGAGCGCCGCATCGGCATCATTCTCTGCGGCGGAAATGTCGATCTCGATGCGCTACCGTGGTGA
- a CDS encoding tetratricopeptide repeat protein, whose product MAALRRADGQGVIMFARQVHHAVTNGTRATARLTRTVVNFLMNWNAETRWSTAIAATTPLTTMVGVAVLSASSAAVSQGPPQLVPEAAVLLPAIERDLDAAYLTPDERRDRRVFHGVWDERDLDRPSRRARAAIESWRLDDPSIIDPATPLVLRAEALLRRGRAEEALHLLAEVERPPAADAAEAPAADAGAAPPLADATSIEERTVRAALRARALELLGRRDEALAAAIIAASAIDDREATAPALVAAVEALSIRARLEDQPARDWHRMMEALGRARDLDRAYWPAVLAEGLLLEEKDNPVEAATALLQALSMNPRSSDAWYALGRFALARFDFDGARRASAALRRLSPRHAWADLLDARSEIVQNDPDSAAERLDALLRREPDLRDALALRAAADAMRYDEAGTVQWLEKLEALSPGSALGFYTVGRFLSLDRQYGEAADMLEEAIRRRPSWAAPRIELGLLEMQSGRDDRARAALREAARLDPFNKRSAFSLTLLDEMANWATLESEHFIIRYKPGVDEVVAAMMPEALDAMHRDVAGRFGHEPAVRTVIELMPDHRLFAVRITGMPWIHTIAACTGPVIALEVPREGAPEKHLGLFDWLEVLRHEYTHTITLSQTRNRIPHWLTEAAAVSMETKPRSWETCQMLAGALAAGELFDLDAINWAFVRPRRPTDRSLAYAQGHWMVEFMNERFGMEALPRLLERYFDGEPERVAIRNALGIDRGEFHQQFLEWARADVARWGLAPTPSLDELTDRLRLTDAAQREALEEAKAARLRRVAFAIADEVGAPRRGGRGAIRAEEWPPIRRRPISIPDDVLDQWLSEFPDHPDLLEIKIRRRMREVDHVDATSAALLEAYQHARPVDPHPHRLLARAALAAGDDAAAIPHLEALDRLEERSNSFAIELATLKRRLGDPAGALTHATKAVRIDPYNATLRELAAATAIEAGSLREAREHIRALTLLEPDRPQHRARMERIDQMLGTPARP is encoded by the coding sequence ATGGCGGCGCTCCGCCGAGCCGATGGACAGGGAGTGATCATGTTCGCCCGGCAGGTTCATCACGCCGTGACCAATGGCACGCGCGCGACCGCGAGGCTCACGCGGACCGTGGTCAACTTCTTGATGAACTGGAATGCGGAGACACGGTGGTCCACTGCGATCGCAGCGACCACACCACTCACGACGATGGTCGGGGTCGCTGTGCTCAGCGCGTCGAGCGCGGCGGTCTCGCAGGGGCCGCCGCAACTTGTGCCCGAGGCTGCGGTGCTGCTCCCCGCCATCGAGCGCGATCTCGACGCGGCGTACCTCACTCCGGATGAGCGGCGCGACCGGCGCGTCTTTCACGGAGTCTGGGATGAACGCGACCTCGATCGACCTTCGCGGCGCGCGCGGGCGGCGATCGAGTCATGGCGACTCGATGATCCGTCGATCATCGATCCGGCGACACCCCTCGTCCTTCGCGCGGAAGCGCTGCTTCGGCGCGGCCGAGCCGAAGAGGCGCTGCACCTGCTGGCCGAGGTCGAGCGGCCGCCGGCTGCTGATGCTGCCGAGGCGCCAGCCGCCGACGCGGGCGCCGCACCGCCCCTCGCTGACGCCACTTCGATCGAGGAGCGCACGGTGCGCGCCGCGCTCCGGGCGCGCGCGCTCGAGCTCCTTGGTCGACGCGACGAGGCCCTCGCCGCCGCCATCATCGCCGCCTCGGCCATCGACGATCGCGAAGCCACCGCGCCAGCCCTCGTGGCTGCGGTCGAAGCGCTCTCCATCCGCGCGAGATTGGAAGATCAGCCCGCTCGCGACTGGCACCGCATGATGGAAGCGCTTGGCCGGGCCCGCGATCTCGATCGCGCCTACTGGCCCGCGGTCCTTGCCGAGGGTCTTCTTCTCGAAGAGAAGGACAACCCGGTCGAGGCGGCCACGGCGCTTCTTCAGGCGCTCTCGATGAATCCTCGTTCAAGCGACGCCTGGTATGCGCTCGGTCGCTTTGCGCTTGCGCGCTTCGACTTTGACGGCGCCCGTCGCGCGTCGGCGGCGCTGCGGCGACTGTCACCGCGGCATGCGTGGGCGGATCTTCTTGATGCTCGGTCGGAGATCGTCCAGAACGACCCCGATTCCGCGGCCGAACGGCTCGATGCGCTCCTTCGGCGCGAGCCCGACCTGCGCGACGCTTTGGCGCTCCGCGCCGCGGCCGATGCGATGCGCTACGACGAAGCGGGCACCGTCCAGTGGCTCGAGAAGCTCGAGGCGCTCTCGCCTGGGAGTGCGCTCGGCTTCTACACGGTCGGGCGCTTTCTCTCTCTTGACCGGCAGTATGGCGAGGCCGCGGACATGCTCGAGGAGGCGATCCGCCGCCGTCCTTCATGGGCGGCGCCCCGCATCGAGCTGGGGCTCCTCGAGATGCAGTCCGGCCGAGATGATCGCGCTCGAGCCGCGCTCCGCGAGGCCGCGCGCCTCGATCCCTTCAACAAGCGGAGTGCCTTCAGCCTGACCCTTCTCGATGAAATGGCCAACTGGGCCACGCTCGAGAGCGAACACTTCATCATTCGCTACAAGCCTGGCGTCGATGAGGTCGTTGCCGCCATGATGCCCGAAGCACTCGACGCGATGCACCGCGATGTCGCCGGGCGCTTCGGTCACGAGCCTGCCGTGCGCACGGTGATCGAACTCATGCCCGACCACCGCCTCTTCGCGGTGCGGATCACCGGCATGCCGTGGATTCACACGATTGCCGCGTGCACCGGCCCGGTGATCGCCCTTGAAGTGCCGCGAGAAGGGGCACCCGAGAAGCACCTCGGTCTCTTCGACTGGCTCGAAGTGCTCCGCCATGAGTACACGCACACGATCACGCTCTCGCAGACGCGCAATCGCATTCCACACTGGCTGACCGAGGCCGCCGCCGTCAGCATGGAGACGAAGCCGCGCTCGTGGGAGACCTGCCAGATGCTCGCTGGCGCGCTCGCGGCGGGCGAGCTCTTCGATCTCGACGCGATCAACTGGGCCTTCGTGCGCCCGCGACGACCCACCGATCGCAGCCTCGCCTATGCGCAGGGTCACTGGATGGTGGAGTTCATGAACGAGCGCTTCGGCATGGAGGCCCTGCCTCGCCTGCTCGAGCGCTACTTTGACGGCGAGCCCGAGCGCGTGGCCATTCGCAACGCGCTCGGCATCGATCGCGGAGAGTTCCACCAGCAGTTCCTCGAGTGGGCGCGCGCCGATGTCGCGCGATGGGGCCTGGCACCCACGCCCTCGCTCGATGAACTCACCGATCGTCTGCGTCTCACCGATGCAGCGCAGCGGGAGGCGCTCGAGGAAGCCAAGGCGGCGCGGCTTCGACGCGTGGCCTTCGCCATTGCCGACGAGGTCGGTGCCCCGCGGCGCGGCGGACGGGGTGCGATTCGAGCCGAGGAGTGGCCACCCATCCGGCGACGCCCGATCTCCATTCCCGACGATGTCCTTGATCAGTGGTTGAGCGAGTTTCCCGACCACCCCGACCTTCTCGAGATCAAGATCCGCCGGCGCATGCGCGAGGTCGATCATGTCGACGCCACCAGCGCTGCCCTGCTTGAGGCCTATCAGCACGCTCGGCCGGTCGATCCCCACCCGCATCGCTTGCTCGCTCGCGCGGCCCTTGCCGCCGGCGATGACGCCGCCGCGATTCCCCACCTCGAGGCGCTCGATCGACTTGAAGAGCGGAGCAACAGCTTCGCGATTGAACTCGCCACGCTGAAGCGGCGCCTCGGCGACCCGGCCGGCGCTTTGACGCATGCCACCAAGGCGGTCCGCATCGACCCTTACAACGCGACGCTCCGAGAACTTGCCGCCGCGACGGCGATCGAGGCGGGTTCGCTTCGAGAGGCGCGGGAGCACATTCGGGCCCTGACGCTCCTTGAGCCCGATCGCCCGCAGCATCGGGCGCGCATGGAGCGCATCGATCAAATGCTAGGAACCCCGGCGAGACCGTGA